The following proteins come from a genomic window of Palaemon carinicauda isolate YSFRI2023 chromosome 12, ASM3689809v2, whole genome shotgun sequence:
- the LOC137651191 gene encoding uncharacterized protein: MNYRKKVVSSSKMKKPDYYPETTTRDRHSPGNDASDDVDTCNVCMENYIDNRRPRTLYCGHTFCTSCLKKLARSGEFKCPKCMRRYSNVSHFDFPINYALEEMISKFKVQMSKATSQSHSSPPVTELSNKLLCFLEDQMDNADHLLKSSEDILRLMEQCRTFTRERISQHQELLPLIYELAGMNEDIIEELEAESTILKELQAEGEVLKDELTSSLEVIRENNSITTMTEVDQYYTHLENWSEGSRTRIRENKTFSQSDEVLENTKNALSALSKGKEILKKEVSNPVASLQVVEKPPFDSRGCHEMSIRRLTQMSGPTKNLVKSGKVFAIQNHKESSRCANISFQGDKFFLHVLKDASVPSSSYVVQQSELMAAISKGPVRVFLDLAWGGTTRGQVHILLERRTPLARHFMSMCTGEHGPSYAHCRLLEVAYKGHQSSEAVHTGDYEHNDGTGGAPVYPGIKVNDDRYSSPLIPGIVWATHGTDDGSKLSQFSITTGTCEAREFKYQRVFGLVEKGLDIVRAATEVDDITNVEIVDCGIVLPFTC; the protein is encoded by the exons ATGAACTATCGCAAAAAAGTAGTGTCATCTTCAA AAATGAAGAAGCCAGACTATTACCCGGAGACCACTACAAGGGACAGACACTCCCCTGGTAACGAT gcGTCTGATGACGTAGACACATGTAATGTGTGTATGGAGAATTACATTGACAATCGCAGGCCTAGAACATTGTACTGTGGTCATACTTTCTGCACCAGTTGCCTAAAGAAACTTGCCAGAAGTGGCGAATTTAAATGTCCTAAATGCATGAGGCGGTACAGCAACGTCAGCCATTTTGACTTCCCCATCAACTACGCTTTAGAGGAAATGATATCCAAATTCAAGGTGCAGATGTCGAAGGCAACTAGCCAAAGCCATTCTTCGCCTCCCGTTACCGAATTAAGCAACAAACTGCTCTGCTTCCTGGAGGACCAGATGGATAACGCTGACCACCTTCTGAAGAGTTCTGAGGACATTCTACGTCTGATGGAGCAGTGCAGGACTTTCACCCGGGAGAGAATAAGTCAACATCAGGAGTTACTGCCCTTAATCTATGAGCTGGCAGGCATGAATGAAGACATTATAGAAGAGCTCGAGGCTGAAAGCACCATCTTGAAGGAACTGCAAGCAGAAGGGGAGGTTCTGAAGGACGAGTTGACGAGTTCTCTAGAAGTGATAAGAGAAAATAATTCTATTACTACCATGACGGAAGTGGATCAGTACTATACACATCTGGAAAACTGGTCTGAAGGAAGTCGCACAAGAATAAGAGAAAACAAAACTTTTTCGCAGTCAGATGAG GTTTTGGAAAATACGAAGAATGCTCTCAGTGCTTTAAGCAAAGGCAAAGAAATTCTTAAGAAGGAAGTTTCGAACCCAGTCGCTTCCTTACAAGTGGTAGAGAAACCTCCCTTTGACTCTAGAGGATGCCATGAAATGAGT ATACGAAGATTGACTCAGATGTCAGGTCCAACCAAAAACCTTGTGAAAAGTGGCAAGGTCTTTGCAATCCAAAACCATAAAGAAAGCAGTCGCTGTGCGAATATCTCTTTCCAAGGAGACAAGTTCTTTTTACATGTTCTGAAAGATGCCAGCGTTCCGTCTTCATCTTACGTTGTCCAG CAAAGCGAGTTGATGGCTGCTATTTCGAAGGGACCCGTAAGAGTCTTTTTGGATTTAGCCTGGGGTGGAACTACTCGAGGACAAGTCCATATTCTCTTGGAACGGAGAACTCCTTTGGCACGTCATTTTATGTCCATGTGTACGGGAGAGCATGGACCTTCTTATGCTCACTGCAGGTTGTTGGAGGTGGCTTACAAAGGTCACCAATCCTCAGAAGCTGTACACACGGGTGATTACGAACATAATGATGGCACTGGAGGAGCTCCTGTTTACCCTGGTATTAAAGTCAACGATGATCGGTACAGCAGCCCACTTATTCCCGGAATTGTTTGGGCCACGCATGGCACGGACGATGGAAGCAAACTTAGTCAATTCTCTATTACAACGGGAACCTGTGAGGCAAGAGAATTTAAATATCAAAGGGTATTTGGTTTGGTAGAGAAAGGTCTTGATATAGTGAGGGCTGCAACGGAAGTTGATGATATAACAAACGTAGAAATTGTCGACTGTGGAATAGTATTGCCATTTACGTGTTGA